A part of Aurantimicrobium sp. MWH-Uga1 genomic DNA contains:
- a CDS encoding SDR family oxidoreductase gives MTELAGKRILVTGGTGALGSRIARQLSEAGAHVVLTGRDGAKLQELGISSELFTLDLALPGAAESLVNTVTSAGQLDGIVIAHGLVAFGPVAELEVGTLSTLVAVNETSAIELIREAIPALVASKLAGSDPFIVTISGVIADMPTAGMAAYGASKAGLKAFVNAAQRELRREGIRILDTRPPHTETGLASRAISGVAPTMPEGLSPDAVATRIVTAITADEKDVPADAFS, from the coding sequence ATGACTGAACTAGCAGGTAAGCGTATTCTCGTCACCGGTGGAACCGGTGCGCTCGGCTCCCGTATTGCACGTCAACTTTCTGAAGCTGGTGCTCACGTTGTTCTCACGGGACGCGATGGCGCAAAGCTCCAGGAACTTGGTATCTCCAGTGAGCTCTTCACGCTTGATTTGGCACTGCCGGGCGCTGCGGAATCCCTGGTGAACACAGTCACCTCTGCAGGCCAGCTTGATGGAATTGTGATTGCTCACGGCTTGGTTGCATTTGGGCCAGTTGCCGAACTCGAGGTGGGGACGCTGAGCACCTTGGTTGCTGTCAATGAAACCAGTGCTATCGAACTTATTCGAGAAGCTATTCCTGCTTTGGTTGCTTCCAAGTTAGCTGGAAGCGATCCTTTCATTGTCACCATTTCTGGTGTGATCGCAGATATGCCAACAGCTGGCATGGCCGCTTATGGTGCCAGCAAGGCAGGCTTGAAAGCTTTCGTCAATGCTGCCCAACGAGAACTGCGCCGTGAGGGTATTCGCATACTAGACACGCGTCCACCGCACACCGAAACAGGTCTTGCCTCACGCGCTATTTCTGGTGTTGCCCCAACAATGCCTGAAGGACTTTCGCCCGATGCTGTTGCAACGCGTATTGTCACCGCGATCACAGCCGATGAAAAGGATGTCCCCGCTGACGCTTTCAGCTAG
- a CDS encoding asparaginase — protein sequence MAETGSVATSEELAVLVRNDFIESRHAGSVVVVNPQGDVIFSKGDPTALVFPRSAMKLFQAMGIFSTGINLSPEHTALATSSHTGSAAHTEMVREVLGMGGFTETDLRCATEWPVNKEMLKQVYKADGLALPIYHCCSGKHAAMLLACQAEGWPTDNYTDPGHPLQLRILEAVEYLTGETVTATAVDGCGAPVHAMPLVALAQGVAKMRSADESAPMNIASSAQKLFASMLAHPWVVGDHGEPDTLIMEELGFVAKSGYEGVFLVSTPDGTTVATKILDGNLRTAPLVALRALVRAGALEQSALDALIPRLHTEVYGGGKVVGQLTTTF from the coding sequence ATGGCAGAAACAGGCAGCGTCGCCACATCCGAAGAATTAGCCGTTCTGGTTCGGAATGACTTCATCGAATCACGTCACGCAGGAAGCGTGGTTGTGGTCAACCCTCAGGGCGATGTGATCTTCAGTAAAGGCGATCCCACAGCACTAGTTTTTCCTCGCTCAGCCATGAAGCTATTCCAGGCAATGGGTATCTTCTCGACCGGGATTAACCTCTCTCCCGAGCACACCGCTTTAGCAACCTCCAGCCACACAGGTTCGGCAGCACATACCGAGATGGTGCGTGAGGTGTTAGGCATGGGCGGTTTCACTGAAACTGATCTGCGTTGTGCCACAGAATGGCCCGTCAACAAAGAGATGCTCAAGCAGGTATACAAAGCTGATGGATTGGCACTGCCTATTTATCACTGCTGTTCAGGAAAGCACGCGGCGATGTTGCTGGCATGCCAGGCCGAAGGCTGGCCTACTGACAACTACACCGATCCAGGTCACCCTCTTCAACTGCGCATTCTCGAAGCTGTGGAATATCTCACAGGTGAGACTGTGACAGCCACCGCCGTTGATGGTTGTGGTGCTCCCGTCCACGCCATGCCGCTGGTTGCCCTTGCTCAGGGTGTTGCCAAGATGCGTTCAGCAGATGAATCTGCGCCCATGAACATCGCTTCCTCTGCACAGAAACTGTTTGCTTCCATGCTCGCGCACCCCTGGGTTGTGGGAGATCACGGGGAGCCCGACACACTCATCATGGAAGAGCTCGGCTTCGTCGCGAAGTCAGGTTACGAAGGTGTGTTCCTTGTTTCCACCCCAGATGGAACAACCGTGGCGACCAAGATTCTTGATGGAAATTTGCGCACAGCACCTCTTGTTGCCCTGCGGGCTCTGGTGCGTGCAGGCGCTCTCGAACAGAGTGCTCTTGATGCACTTATCCCCCGCTTGCACACCGAGGTTTACGGCGGCGGCAAAGTTGTGGGACAGCTCACAACAACCTTCTAG